From the genome of Ooceraea biroi isolate clonal line C1 chromosome 10, Obir_v5.4, whole genome shotgun sequence:
tataattgataaaatgcAAGAATATAAAGGAAGAGAGCCTGAGAGATACACAAGTAATAAGTAACGAAACAGGAATCTGACGTAGCAATatcataaatgtataattgagAAAATGCAGGAATATAAAGGAAGAGAATCAGATTTGAGATACACAAGTAATAGAGCGTAGGAGTCGAACCAACAACGTGAGAACTGCTAAATTATATTCGGGTCTCGTTCTCACGATTATACAAGTAGTACCATCTTCCACGCACCATGGCGCCACAATTTTCAGCGTGATTTTTCCCCAACCCATACCTCTCTGCTTCATAACGTTTTTTGTGCTCGAGGGCGTCACATCTTATCGTGATTGTAGAAGAATTTTGAGAAGAATCTACGGGATATTTAGGTATTCAATATGTCAAAGAGAACAGTGAGCGAAGCGGATCTCGACGCAGTAAATAGGCAGATGAGAAGTCTGCGTAAGAAACTCAGGAGACTAAAGCGGGAGGCGGCCGAAGAGGTTACCGAACCTCGGGCCGCCATTGTTATCGACAAGCCACCGGATCGAGAGAACGCTACGGAAACGAGTAAGTATACGTGGTGAGCGTAAGCGTCCTAGCGATGAGCCTTCACGAGAGGGAGGACATGTCGCACATTGCTCGGCGATGAGCCTTCACTAGAGGAAGGACATATCGTTCATAATGCGAGTCGGctgcttttttttctaaaatcttGTTTTTTCCGCTATGCAGCTGCCACAAGTAGTCTCGTAGATGACCTTGTGGAGGAGGACGCAAGTGAGGAGGACGAAAGATCAAATTCGTCTACCTCCGACGGAGAATCAGATGCGAGTGTGGAGGTTAAGGCGATGACAGGCGAGGCAGCAAAGGTGACGGAAAGCCTCAGCAATGAAACTCGAGAGAGGTTATGCTTAAAAACAGAACCAACGCAGTCGGCCGACATCACTCTACATCCAGTGCTGGTTACCAAATGGATGCATTGGATGCGTAAGGGGCTCTACGAAGGGGATGAAGAAGATCACAA
Proteins encoded in this window:
- the LOC113562783 gene encoding uncharacterized protein LOC113562783; the protein is MSKRTVSEADLDAVNRQMRSLRKKLRRLKREAAEEVTEPRAAIVIDKPPDRENATETTATSSLVDDLVEEDASEEDERSNSSTSDGESDASVEVKAMTGEAAKVTESLSNETRERLCLKTEPTQSADITLHPVLVTKWMHWMRKGLYEGDEEDHKKREEEEKKLREEVMKKFPRKGILHVEAPKLNPKILAYISGRAKSRDQHFVSSQNALGSAMVSIATGISLILELEEGDISSGYFYNIWVMRANS